The genomic region TCGAAAGAGGGGATATCCCCAAAATTGATTGGCTTGATCGACTTACTTTCCGTCAGATTGAGAAGGCCCATTCGGCAAGTATACTACCGCCTCCAAAGGCCGATAGACGTCCAGCTTACCATCGATTAGGCTGAAGCTGAAAAGTCGGACAATTTATACCTATATGTCGACCTACCCAAGTTTGACTTCCCTGTAGTCTTTTCGGAGCAAGAATCGCTTATAACACTCCCAACCCAGCCTGTAGTTCACCCGCCGTCACAAAACTCTCAGCCAACATCTGCCCTACCGCCCAATTTATTATCAAATGATTCTCATTTGTGGAAAACGTATGATCCCGAGGCCTGGAGGGAAAATCCCGTTGAAATCAAACACAGAAAGCTACTAAGAAGTCAGCGGTTGGGCGATGAAGGCCGAGACCTTAAACCAGGACCAGCTGATCGTGATCGTTTAAACGTAAGTGCCAAGAGCCATAATCTCAATCTCGATCAAGCCGTCTTACCAAGAGTGGCACAGGAGATATTCCGATTGCCGCCTACTGCATCGCTCTCTGCAGTGGATAAGGACTTACTATGGAAGTTTCgtttctctcttttccgTTCTCCCCGATCCCTTACCAAATTCCTCAAATGCATCACCTGGTCGGACCCAGTGGAAGCAAAGCAAGCGGTGGAAAAGCTTTTACCGCTCTGGGGGCAAGAAGTCGGTATGGATGATGCCTTGGAGCTTTTAGGTCCCGGCTTTACACATAAAAAGGTCCGGGCATTCGCTGTAAAGCGTTTGGAACGAGCCGAAGATGATGTAAGCACCAGGTGCTCCCGATAGCTTGAAAGCTCAATTTATCATTTTGTAGGAACTATTACTGTATCTGCTCCAGCTAGTACAGGCTCTAAAATTTGAGCACAAATCATCTCTAGATACTCAGCGGGGCCATCGTGGCCATCGCAAACGGGAAAAAGAACTGGCATCTCAGGACGAACAAAGTAGCGGACTGTCGCAATTCTTAATCAATCGAAGCGTAGCGAATCCCATATTAGGGACAAGTTTTCATTGGTACCTGATGATCGAATGTGATAACAGATCATCTGTAGGGAAAATGTATGCGCAGGTGGCCTTCAACTTTATGAAAAAATTGTCAGAAGTAAGTTTGCATATTGTTGCGAATGAGGTTAACCCTTTTGCAGACACCTCAAGGTCAAGCCCAGCGGGACATCCTTCGCCGACAAGGTGAACTTGTTCAAATATTATCCACTCGGGCCAAAGAGATTCGTACCTCAAAAGATTCTAGGTCCAAAAAGATTGAAAAGCTCAAGGCATACCTGTCTGATTCAAAACACGGGCTTGCTTCTCTTCCTGAACCGCTTCCACTTCCCCTCAATCCCAACATCTTCGTCACATCTGTTGTTGCTGAAAAATcatccatcttcaaatccAACCTTTTACCCCTTCTCATATGGTTTGAAACCATAGATTCGGCCAGACCTACAGACGATGATTCTCCTGATGCTGTTGTCAGCATTACACCGGATTATCCCATTATTTTTAAAAATGGAGATGATCTGCGCCAGGATCAGCTTGTAATCCAGCTGTTTACTTTAATGGATCGACTTTTACGCAAAGAAAATCTCGATCTCCGTTTGAGCCCATACAGCGTACTGGCAACTTCAACTACAGAAGGTATGATACAGTTCGTGCCCAGCAAGAGTGTTGCGTCGATCATGGCTGAGCACGGGAGTTTACAAAATTATTTGAGAATAGAGCATGCGGATGATGGCGCTCTAGGTTCCTATGGAATCGAAGCCAGTGTAATGGACACGTTTGTTAGAAGTTGCGGTTAGTTGATCCTATCTTCATCTTTGATTAAGCTAATGCAGCAAGAAGCTGGGTACTCTGTTCTCACCTATGTGCTAGGTGTTGGAGACAGACACTTGGATAATCTGATGCTGGCGCCAGATGGTCATTTCTTCCATGGTATGAGAAGCCTAGCACTTGATATGTTTTCTGCTAACTTTTCTCAGTCGATTTCGGGTACATTCTCGGTCGTGATCCCAAGCCATACCCGCCCCCTGTCAAAGTCTGCAAAGAGATGGTGGACGCCATGGGCGGCCCAGGATCTGCTCACTATGGAAGATTTCAGAGCTTATGCTATACTGCGTTTATCGGATTGAGGAAAAATGCCAACTTGATATTGAATCTTGTCGCGTTAATGGTAGATGCTGGCATCCAGGATATACAGCTGGAACCAGATAAAGCTGTGTGGAAGGTGAGCAAGCATGTTCTTTATTTTAAAGAACAACGTGGGTTAACGCCTTCTCAGGTACAGGAGAAATTCATGTTGGATTTGTCCGAAGAAGATGCAATCAAACAGTTCGAAGTATTATTGAATGATACTTCATATCTGACTGCCGTATTTGATCGTATTCATGACTGGTAAGTTTTGAGTCTGATCCACAAAAAAGtaaaaagaggaaaagaaaacatATTGATGTATATCGAAAGGGCGCAATATCTTCGAGATTAGACATCACAACGTGTATAATGTATAACCAACCATACTCGTCAAAGACAGAAATGGACGATTGATTACCTGTCTTGTTTAGACACTACCATTTTCTTTGTTGTCTGAATGGATAACCCTCTAATGTTGTACAAGTACGGGTACAGCCTTGTTTTCGCCATTAACCATACATACGCAATATGAGCTGTTCTCCAAAGAGTGACTTACTGCCTTACATCTCCAAACCTTTTTATAACAATGAATGGGAACCGCCTATCTCCTCACGATCAGTCATCGAATCTTGGCGGCTCTCTGCTGAAAAAGAGATAACGCCTGTGTGTGGAATAATGTCAGCCCTGCTAGTATGAGAATAGAATGTTACACATGCCCATATGTGAGATGGTGTTCAATAAGTGAATTTTTCGGCGTTCACTGATTACCTGTTGACATTTGTACCGCTTGTGCGTGCAACAAAACACTGCCCCATTTCATCACTTTCAATCATTTTTGATTCATTAAGAGCTCCTAATcacttctttcttttccacTTGCGGCCCATCTCTTCTGTTATATTTTATTATTTTGCGTTCAATGTTTATCAACTCCACATACAACATGCAACGTCTCCCATTGAGAGCAGTCAACCGATTCCAAAGGTGTGTTATTGTAACACTATAGTTACCAATGATAAAAAGGCATGAAAATGCCTTCTATATTAAGGTTACAGGTTATGTTCCTCGATGAGTCGCCGTCATCATTTATGCCAGGCACGCAATAATACTCTGTTTACCTTTTTGAAAATATTTGGGCCGTTTTCCATTTGCGTTATCCGTCATTACTGCTATTGCTATCTGTTTTGCTGTCGACGATTAATTGTTCCAAAAAAAGTCGATTCGAGCCTTCTTACAGGCCTCAAGGGATATCACTATTTGTACAATACGACCACCAGATAGACAAGAAGTTGCTCTTTTCGGAACACACTGCGTATATACTAGTTGGAACAACTGGACCTTTCATCAAATGCCCTCGCCTTCTCTTACATCTGCGTTGACACTGTCAACGGTCGGGCTTGCATCAAGATCATTTCTTCGTCTGACCACGAAAGAATTCAAAGTTGAAGGATTGCCCACGTTACTTGACGCTCTTAATATCCCAAATGGAGACAAGAGTAAAGGCAAGATAGCAAATGCCGACGACAGAAGTGACCCCTCATTAAAACCCAGGAGAGGGATCCTCACAAGTACGTACCGCGCAGAACCTCATTGCCCTCAGCTAATGAGCATACCACTGTTTCATAGTATGCAACCATAATTCGGTAGTCGACGATCCCATGGTCAGCGTATACAGAAAATGATATACTATGCCACCCGTAACTGATCGATTATACAGATGTGGTCCCTTTTGCCTCTTTCCACATATTTTCCCTTTGCGTCTCCCTCTCACACATGTCGTAACAATCGATGGACTTTAGGAGCTTCCGATATCATGTTCACGAACGCTGTTTTCAGCAAATTTTTCAACTTAGGGCAGGTAATTGAAACACATCGCGGGGCAGGCATTTTCCAGGAAGCCATTGACCGAGCCGTTAAGCTTCTACAAGAGGGTAACTGGGTGGGTTTAGGACTGGGAATCCTAGAGTATTATCTGACCTAGATCTCTACACCAAGATTCACATCTTCCCCGAGGGTAAGGTGAATCAGCAGCTCACAAACCCAGAGGGTGGTTTGCTACGGTTCAAATGGGGAGTGTGAGTGGGATATTTGCATTGAGGCGTCAAGAGTCGCTGAGAAACTGATAACAAAAAAATAAAGAGGTCGTATAATCATGGACTCTGAAATCATGCCAGAAATTATACCCATCTGGATATCAGGTTAGTTACGCTATGTTTCTACTTTCGGCACATTAAAAAGCTGACGTATTCTTCTATCACAAAGGTTTTGATCAAATCATGCCTGAGACTCGCGGATTCCCACGTTTCATCCCTCGCCCCGGCGCACATGTCAGCATCACTGTCGGACAACCTCTCACTTCGCAAATCCAGCCACTAGTGAAAGCATGGAAAGATATGGCTTCAAAAGAGAAGGGAACTCTGGGCATAGGAGGAGAATGGGAACAGAAGGTGAAAGGTGAAGGTTTGGTTGGGCAAAAGCAGAGAGAAGTGAGAGGTAAGGGACAGCTTATAGATGGGcgggagaaggaagtgagGATCAAAATCGTAGAGGCCTTGCAAGAGGGTATGCGGAAGTTGGGGCAAGatgtggaaagaagagaggggCGATTTAAAAAGGGCTTTTGGTCCCAGTCAACCAGGCAACCAGTATAGAACTCTGTACTCTCTGCGATGTCTAATCATAGGCTATTGCGTAAAGGAAAACAAGAACACATATCTAGCATCAAGAACTGGGTCTAGAAGCGCTATTAATGTATCATACATGGCGCATAATAGTACAAATATGGGAGAGGATAGACCGACACTAGCGACCGTACTTCTGAAGTTCCCATTGTCGGCTGGATAAATGTCAGCGATGATTCAACAAATTAATGGGATATGACATACTTATCAAGAGGGCATACTAAAAGCAGAAGGTCAGCATAAAACCAGATCAACCTTCTCGATACTCGTACCTTGTCTAGTTTTGAGCCATCTAGAGATGCAGTGAAAGTGGAAAGCATGCTAGACATATAACAGTGTCAACCGCTAATCACATATTGACGATAATATTGACTCGTAAGACGCACATTACAGATACCCCATGCTACAGTACACCCTGATGAAATCGTCAGATCATAGTCCTAATCGATTATTCCGTTGTACGCACCGTTTTCGCTCTCTGCACCTTGATTGGCCTGGCAATCCATGCAGAGGTCCATGATATGGCTCTTGCAAATAGCACAATTGTCAACAGCAATGTCTGATTGATCCACCGTATCAGTATATAGCACGCCTTCCTAAAAACAGTCCAAGATTACTCACCCCATGCCCAAAGAGCAACAGCATTCCACTAATATATATTTACAAATGATCAGTAAGGTCATCAGGTAAGGGCGTCCATAGGAGAAGAGACTGTTCCAAGCTTGAAATCTTAGGCgcaccttcttcacctcGAATCTCGGCTTCTTGTCATTTTCGGCGGCTAACTTTCCTGGGTTTGTTACTTGGTCGATTTCCATCTCTGGATGGATATCAAAAAGGTTTAAGTTCGGTAAAGTCAGGTAAAAAGCAAAAATGAGAAGTCGAAAGGAATGTGAGAACGAAAACAATCAATACGGTCAAACGGGGAAGTTGCCCAACGATTGAGAACCAGCGAGCGCGTCGCCGCCCGACCGACAGGAGTATTAAGTtaacagaagaagataattAGGTATATTTAGGTATTATACGtaagaggtggaggagctGAGCGACGTTTTAAGTCTTTATGGTTTAATTCTTAATTTAATTTATTTTGCATTACAAATCTATTATTTGTTTTTCTTATTTCCTGTAAATAAGAACCATTAAAAAGGTGAACGTAAAATAAGCATTAAAAACAAAATCTACAATAAGAATCTTCTCACTCGCTTCCACTAACGGCAGACTTCTAACTTCTGGAGGCATCTAATGTTTTACAGCATCAGAGACATTTACCCATGGGCCgctcttctccaacttcAACCCAGTTCCTTCTTCTACTTGTTGATTTCCGCAGCATTCTCTTACAACAGGTCACCTCCTCGGGACGGTCAGGGGTTCGGCTGCCCCACCATTGAGTAAGGCGGCTATCCTTGTGAGCAATATTGTATTTTGTATTCTTACATGTAGCTACATTAAGGATGCTATTGAACTACATTAGTATATAATTGTTATACTCCGCTGACACTGGCCGCCCTGTTCTAGACGGAATTGAGCCACTGACGCCGCGCGAATTCAAAGAGCGACACCCTTGTGCGCAGGTAGTTGACCATGCACCAAGTTGGGGTAGAGAGTAGATCTTGAGGTCGCAATCGGTGGGACCTATCCGGTTTGTTCCACGAATCCTTACATCGTTCCTTCGTTGCCCCGTCATCCGTATGCAGTTTGAGGGTCACGATGCTGACGGGTTGAGTGAAGCGAACCCATTATGTGCGCATGGAAGTGCGGACGCCGACCAGGACAGAATTCTTTATGACCTAGACGGCTAGAATCACGGCAAGCCAGGAAGTTGAAGTGGTTAGAGTAGGAGATGAGCGTGCATCCCTGGAGGCTGGTCGGAATGAGGCGTTTTCGAACACGAATGGTGTATATTAAGACATTATTGATAATCAATTGCGTCCACGTAACACTAGTGCTTTTGACTATGATTTTCCGTCCATCATCCTCGATCGCTTTGAGAGTTCCTTTCGCTGGTTTTCCCATATCTTCTCATAACGCGCATGGTGGGCCATACAATGGAATGATAATATTTTAAGTAAATCGAATTCAAATGTCAGCAACTCTTGTGAATCGTTCGTTATATGATTCAAATagatgagaaggaaaataaataaataaataaagaaaaagaaagaaaaaaaataaacTGAAtttttgctgctgctgcgtTATGTTGCATGTAATAGTTATCTAAATTCGACATTTTGTCTACAAGTGTGAAGTACTATTTTTTCTACAAGACCATCTATTTAATGTGCTTCTGTTTCTCCTTGTGGATTTCGATACCTGGCCTAGCTCCCAAAGCCTTCTTGATCCAGCCATACATGATGAACTGGGATGACACTAGACCAGCAGTCATGACTACAATGCCTTGTTAACTGCCAATCTCCATAATGAAATATGCTCCTTACTCATTCTTGGACCAAGGCCAGCAAAAAGACCTCTAAATCCTGCTTCCTTGGCTAGCGCTCCCAGCCTGTAGATCATTGAACCTTTAGGTCCATGTCCCTTGTTGAtttgagaaagaagggtATCGGCAGGCTGAGAGAGGACACTCAGCAAGCACGTCTATAAGTGTTGGGAACAAACAAGCAGCTCACGTGACTCAAAACAGCCGCAGCGAAACCAGCAACGATACCCGACCCAAGAGTGATTCCGAATTGAGCGGTAGAAGACAGGCTCCTTCTGGTCTCGGGAGTCATTCTATTATAGATAAACTCGACACAGCGTTCGTTGACCGTAAATTGACCTAAGAGGCACAGGCGTCAAACAACTTCATGATGTTACAGTCCGGATATCATACCAATGGCGTATGGAACTTGTTTGGCCAATATGGGAATAAATCCCGCATACAGACTGCTGAATCCTTCGGTACTGGCAATCTTAGTGAAGCCACTGACAAGACCGTTGGCAAACTATGATGCTTTCAGCCAATCTCCCAGAAGAGACCAACCAGCGACACTAACCTTTGGATCCGACACTAGTCGAATACGAGTAGCCTCCAGAGGAGTGAGTAAAATATCAGCAAAGAACCTTTAAAAAAAGATAAGTAAAATGTTTAGATGTGCAGGAACGTCACGCACTCGGCAATGGCGGCACCACCGAGGTAAATGGCTGTTCGGTTCTTAATAGCGCTCTCTCTACTGCCACAGAGTTCCACCAAGTACTTTTTCTGCAATCAAAAGTTCAGTGATGGATATGCAATAGCCGAACTATTTGACTCACAGAGGCTTCATAGCCGGCGAACTTAGCTCCACCTTGCAGCAAGTATCCAACGGCCGTGGGGCCAAATCCAGTCAAAAGACCCTTTGTACCCTCAGTAGCAACGATATGTCTACCGCCTTTGATTAATGAGTAGCCCTTAAAGCCGGGATCAATTTGGATACGGGTTTTAATCACATCAATGGCTGTGGAGATCAAAACCTTATCAGACCTCTTGATGTGACGATAACGATGGATATCTCAAGCTAAGACTCACGGGTCATGGCACCATGGGACCTGGGAATTAGGTTAGAGTGGAGCAAAATGCAATGTAAATGTTGTATCACTCACAAAGTACAACATATGGCACCAgcggtgaagaagatgctaTAATCCTTGCCCGTGAAATTGGGAGTAAGGGGTTTTCCCGCCAAATCCTTTGCAACGGTTTTGGCTTTTTCAGTTGCCATTGTGCGTTATATGGGTTATATGGATATAATTGATGACTGTACTAAGGAGTAATAGCGATGTCAGATATTTACCTGTTGAATGCAGGATGATTCGAAAAGTAAGATTGGAGTTCGAAAGATGTAGCGAGTGCATACTGGTCTATATAAATGAACCGGCGAAGACGTCGTCGCCGGTCTTGATGACGTCGCCAATGACTTTGCTAGTTGAGACAGCTGTTATTTACAGTTTCAGTTATAGTTAAGCGTCACTCGTGATTTTGGTTAAGCTGCTGGTCTCCGTGGGTTTCTTCGATTTTTTCTCCACTGCGCACCCAATACAAAAAGATGCAGGTACGTCGAGTCTTGCTATACAAGTCAACTTAATATGGAAATTGTCCACAACACCacatctccttccatcccacCATGCATCCCTCCTCCGCATATGCGTCTCCCAAGAGCTACGCTAACCATCAGCAATCCCTTCATACAAACGGCATCCGAGAAAATCGATAAATGTCATAAATCGGCTGTTTAAGGATCCAAGGGAGACGGGGCTCATTTCATTCACctccaaaaaaaaatcatATAATCCTTGATTAACCCCCGTAAGCAACACTGACCTTTCCATTCTGGAAGATTGCTATATACAATCTGGCCGATTGCATTGGTTCTTCAGATAAGTTTGACGGAAGAACTTGAAAGAGAATGAAGCAGTGAGAACTAGTACGTTTACTTGATTGTGATCTTAACAGAATATGGACGACGTGCGATGGACAAGTGGCTGTCGGTTGAGGACGGAAACAATTGACAAACAAACTGCTCTCCATAGCCGACGCGGGGGGATGTCTAATTGTAAAGTACCAGCTGCATGCCTTCTCAGTTTTATCATTTATGTAATGATTACAGGTTAGTTTTTGAGGGGGGACCAACGTTTTGCAGATAAATCCGGACGGCTGCGCGGGCAATAcatataataataaattCGTTGTCCTCTCGCCTCAGGCGGCTCGCTCTTCGTTAGATTCTCACAGTATTTCGTTATAAGCTGCTTCTATAGTTGCCTGATGCCTGGCAAGAAGAAATTACGGTCGACTAGTATTCCTTTCCGTATCCATGATGGACACAGCTCATGGTTGAAAGCAGAAGTGTTCTTGGATGCTTGTGGATATTATCAGTACATTTATTATTACCGACCTTCGCACGCACTGCTATCGTTCGACAATGCTTTCACTTCGACCAACCTCCATGACCAAGCAATTTAACCTACAGACACTGCCGGCGATTTATACTATTTATGCCAACTTAACACCGGGGCACTAGCTCTCGTGTTGTTCTCTTATAATGATAGTACCCATTTGCTGGTACTCCCGGAGGCACTGGCACCCCTATCGCACCTGCTCCATCATTGGCTCTAGTCGACGATCCGTCCCAGGCCTCTGGAGGCCATCCAATGAAAAAGAGACTTAATCAATATTAGCGTAGTTTCGGGCGATACTAGAATTACAAACCCAAACACTTACATTATCATGAGGATGGCCGCCATCAATCCCATCCACGTCTTCCAGGACTAATATGATGTGAGCTCGAGGAAGGTAAGAGCTACAAAACAACCACAGAAGGACTCACTGCAGATCCGAGATGTGTCTCGACATTTGATACCTCGAAAGCGCGATGGGCAATGCTCCACCCATAAATGGAGAACACCCACGCAGCTACAGTGACCGTTGTACCAATACGCTAGAGTATCATAGTCAGCTTCCCGTTTTACACAGGCAATGGTAGACAAATCGCTTCTATGATGAGGAAAAACATCCTATTGCCCACTGTGCGTAGCGCCCTGCTCTCATGGACAAACAGCAGAGGGATTACAGACAAAACAGTCAAGAATACAAAGATAATAGCTGACACGTTTGATTAATGTAGTAGTCTTGCCTTTAATCGCTGAAAGGGCTTACCCATTGGCCAAAGCACTATACCCCACGTCAGAAGCTTATTTATTTGGGTACCATACTCATATCCCACACGGTTCTGTAAGCAGTAATCTGGCGAACACCAGCCAAATGAGCCCAGTATTGTGTCACCGGCAGGGAAACATTCCTCAACCAGCCGATTGACGGGAtgaaggggaaagaaaatGTGCACAGGATACTTTGTGATTCGCCCTCAATTTTACAAAAAGAACGAAGCCAACCGAGTAGTCACTCACATGGGCAGAGAGAGGCAAGAGACAGGATGAAAAGGATGGTGACATGCGCCTCATAAGGGAACTTGTAGGTGAATGCTATACGGGCGCAACGAAGGTGATGTTAAAGTTTGGAAGCAATGAGCAGCGCTGCTACCTGTCAAAAGGACCGAGTGAATTTGAGCCAGGCCGTTATTTCTCGAGGGATAAGATATAGACGAAACCGAACGGGAATGCGGGATGGATAGCTCCCCGAAAGCTTGCTATAAGTAGGCGAATCCGCTCACGATAATCCCCTGTGGTTTGGTCGCGTTTGGCTGGGCGCTGTAAACAATAGATTCAATGAAGATATGGTATCGTAATTCGTTTACTGAATACGGGACAATTGATGCATAGCCACGGGTAGGAGACAAAACCAACCTGATAATGTTTTGTCAGGAGAGGATAAAAATTAAATATGATGGGCGGAGTTTGATTCAAAGGattgttttttttttttttcctaGTTGATCAAACGGAATAATCGCTTCTGTTCTGAATCAGATCCCCATTGATCACTACATGATGATGCTTCAGACTGTCATGTACCCGAAAACGGCCAATTGAACGTAGCGAATGCCTGGTTTCATAATATAACACCCGGCATACAAGCAAATGGGGGTGATGGAGAACACCGACTGATTGCCTGAGGTCCAATGATATTCCTTTCTCGTTCGTTTGTCTGCAGATTGCCGCAGATACTCTTCTCATGCTTATATCCTGCCCCTCTCCACCGCCTCTGTCTGCCTTGCCTCGCATAGCGCCCATTCCATATATCGCATTCCGTCACTTTAGAACTGCTATATGTTAATGTGGAAGTCGGTCAGTCTGAGTCACATCTCAAATATTGTCAGACCCCGATCAAGCCCCATCAAGTAAGATCAAATCGCCACCGCGCACAGATGGCAGTACTCGCCGTTCACTTGAAAATCACAGTGGCAATTATCATGGTGAAAAGTGCCATTGGATGCCATCTgtcacgacgttatgcaagaactatactagc from Cryptococcus decagattii chromosome 3, complete sequence harbors:
- a CDS encoding E3 ubiquitin-protein ligase RBX1 — encoded protein: MEIDQVTNPGKLAAENDKKPRFEVKKWNAVALWAWDIAVDNCAICKSHIMDLCMDCQANQGAESENGCTVAWGICNHAFHFHCISRWLKTRQVCPLDNRQWELQKYGR